From a single Cotesia glomerata isolate CgM1 linkage group LG6, MPM_Cglom_v2.3, whole genome shotgun sequence genomic region:
- the LOC123266635 gene encoding putative uncharacterized protein DDB_G0282133 isoform X2 has product MRQEVEDCHWNCSSDVENNYQPNSPSMDSSLKINSSKLSHHSSSESSISSEQSVPSDTVDSDNAPLYVKSKLLPHDREITINSDEIKLHSSDTEDRSAINANETFISGNKFNDIIEKIVELKFSSDNIDDDKKLCAINNNKNLNNNNNNFDEKISKINTTYKNCIIVASNLTREEKKLNVNKNEENDDDLRVRGPVRPLSNQPRRKPYCQFSGSSDSVTDMQQSYSLDIESTAQQIMSISNYSDLLIPCLDKLEGTNNYSSNVSDSEWILNNYDCDETNAGDNSCDKKQQIPAIIINENSLTSEESLIEKLNLQGFQSAQSDVSSYTNPSPVFSENWPDSPTSANSYNVMSSRSHSRASSRAHSPGSSANIGSPSIPNHFTSESPPDFSNRLNNWRVPTSFSSSSSSNHSFGDTSSPSNYQQSLDLRVKDQLEFEFADFSPWYGNCESSSTIVNSTDNPNDIDTFGVLNDNIQVVLNVVTPPDSKAASPPRDQKRRYDFNENKNDLCSVANNGGINLGNTASLIASAQNDLNGDFNKSHAVTSYNITQNIYQENLMNTEEEMNFEEELERHLLSSFAEDNIHNNKHYSNESLSTSGSVNNYSPEYNDFSSMYGTENQSSPSVSEPCFNNSWNSQQNIPFNDFQIPETVSSFRHNRYRRNSLRNIAPWPSLNLPQTAATKKLKDQLDPRDVEKAMRHLLKKSTEYLSAQDKDGDTLLMCLVGNPHELEKWKAYLMPMVERIRTLDDGLSLKNNREEDVLYLAAVNCPQMPEVTGYLAAVMMQAGIDISQQLYRRRGDTLIHAVVAHGDKHLPILQELLTLKTSQGNSVFDLSKSNYAGFSK; this is encoded by the exons aTGCGACAAGAAGTTGAAGATTGTCACTGGAATTGTTCGAGTgatgttgaaaataattatcagcCTAATAG TCCATCAATGGATTCAtcgctaaaaataaattcatcaaaacTTTCACATCACTCGAGCTCAGAATCTAGTATTTCTTCTGAACAATCAGTGCCTTCTGATACCGTGGACAGTGATAACGCGCCTTTATATGTAAAATCTAAACTTTTACCGCACGACCGTGAAATAACGATCAATAGTGACGAAATAAAATTGCATTCAAGTGACACTGAAGACAGATCGGCGATCAATGCCAATGAAACTTTCATTTCTGGTAATAAGTTTAATGacattattgaaaaaatagttGAGCTTAAATTTTCTTCGGATAATATTGATGACGATAAAAAATTGTGcgctattaataataataaaaatttaaataataataataataattttgatgaaaaaataagtaaaataaatacaacttataaaaattgcatAATTGTAGCAAGTAATTTAACTAGAGaggaaaaaaagttaaatgtgAATAAAAATGAGGAAAATGATGACGACCTTAGAGTTAGGGGACCAGTTAGACCTCTATCTAATCAACCTAGAAGAAAACCTTACTGTCAATTCAGCGGTAGTTCTGATTCCGTAACTGACATGCAACAAAGTTACTCCTTAGACATTGAATCAACAGCTCAGCAAATAATGAGCATCAGTAATTACAGTGATCTCTTGATTCCTTGTCTGGACAAGCTAGAGGGGACGAATAATTATTCGTCGAATGTAAGTGACAGCGAGTGGATCTTGAATAACTATGATTGTGACGAGACGAATGCTGGTGATAATTCCTGTGAT AAAAAACAACAGATTCCCGCGATTATCATCAACGAAAATTCACTGACCAGTGAAGAATCGCTCATCGAAAAGTTGAATCTCCAGGGCTTTCAATCAGCGCAATCGGATGTTTCGAGTTACACTAATCCTTCGCCGGTTTTTAGTGAGAATTGGCCGGATTCACCTACCAGTGCTAACAGTTACAATGTTATGTCTTCTAGATCACACAGTCGAGCTTCTAGTCGGGCCCACTCACCTGGTTCGTCTGCTAATATTGGCTCTCCTTCAATACCTAATCATTTTACCAGTGAAAGTCCTCCGGATTTTTCTAAT AGATTAAACAATTGGCGAGTACCAACATCCTTCTCCTCGTCATCTTCATCGAATCATTCCTTTGGAGACACATCAAGTCCCTCAAATTACCAACAATCGTTGGACCTGAGAGTTAAAGATCAATTAGAATTTGAATTCGCTGACTTTTCCCCTTGGTACGGTAACTGTGAGTCATCTAGCACGATAGTAAATAGTACTGACAATCCCAATGATATTGACACATTTGGAGTACTTAATGACAATATTCAAGTGGTACTTAATGTCGTAACACCCCCCGACTCAAAAGCGGCATCACCGCCGCGGGATCAAAAAAGGCGCtatgattttaatgaaaacaaaaatgatcTCTGCTCCGTGGCTAATAACGGAGGAATAAATCTGGGAAACACTGCTTCACTTATTGCGTCAGCTCAGAATGATCTGAACGGTGATTTTAACAAATCTCACGCGGTAACCAGCTACAATATAACGCAGAATATTTATCAGGAAAATTTGATGAATACAGAAGAGGAAATGAATTTTGAGGAGGAATTGGAGAGACATTTGCTGTCGAGTTTTGCCGAAGataatattcataataataaacattattcTAATGAGTCGCTTTCAACATCTGGCTCGGTTAATAATTATAGCCCGGAATATAATGACTTTTCATCGATGTATGGAACAGAGAACCAATCTTCTCCATCTGTTAGTGAACCGTGCTTCAATAATTCATGGAATTCCCAACAAAATATACCGTTCAATGACTTTCAAATCCCTGAAACTGTTTCTTCGTTTAGGCATAATCGCTATCGAag GAATTCTCTACGAAATATAGCCCCATGGCCGTCGTTAAACCTTCCCCAGACGGCagcaactaaaaaattaaaagatcaATTAGACCCGAGGGACGTTGAAAAAGCAATGAGgcatcttttaaaaaaatcaaccgAATACCTCTCCGCGCAAGATAAGGACGGAGATAC gtTATTGATGTGTCTGGTTGGAAATCCTCATGAATTGGAGAAATggaaagcttatttaatgcCAATGGTAGAAAGAATCAGGACTTTGGACGACGGTCTGTCGCTGAAAAATAACCGCGAAGAAGATGTCTTGTATTTGGCGGCAGTTAATTGTCCGCAAATGCCTGAAGTTACGGGTTATTTGGCTGCCGTTATGATGCAAGCGGGCATTGATATAAGCCAGCAGTTGTATCGAAGAAGG GGCGATACTTTAATCCACGCAGTTGTTGCACATGGCGATAAACACTTGCCAATTCTTCAAGAATTGTTGACATTGAAAACAAGCCAAGGAAATTCAGTTTTTGATTTATCCAAGTCTAATTATGCTg